A section of the Meles meles chromosome 8, mMelMel3.1 paternal haplotype, whole genome shotgun sequence genome encodes:
- the APLNR gene encoding apelin receptor — MEEAGDFDNYYGADNQSECEYTDWKSSGALIPAIYLLVFLLGTTGNGLVLWTVFRSSREKRRSADIFIASLAVADLTFVVTLPLWATYTYRDYDWPFGTFACKLSSYVIFVNMYASVFCLTGLSFDRYLAIVRPVANARLRLRVSGAAATAGLWVLAALLAMPVMVLRSTGDLENTTRVQCYMDYSLVAASSSEWAWEVGLGVSSTAVGFVVPFTVMLTCYFFIAQTIAGHFRKERIEGLRKRRRLLSIIVVLVVTFALCWMPYHLVKTLYMLGSLLHWPCDFDIFLMNVFPYCTCISYVNSCLNPFLYAFFDPRFRQACTSMLCCGRSRCRGASHSSSGEKSASYSSGHSQGPGPNSGKGGEPMNEKSIPYSQETLVVD; from the coding sequence ATGGAGGAGGCTGGCGATTTCGACAACTACTACGGGGCAGACAACCAGTCTGAGTGCGAGTACACGGACTGGAAGTCCTCGGGGGCCCTCATCCCCGCCATCTACTTGCTGGTCTTCCTCCTGGGCACCACGGGCAACGGCCTGGTGCTCTGGACCGTGTTCCGCAGCAGCCGCGAGAAGAGACGCTCGGCCGACATCTTCATCGCCAGCCTGGCCGTGGCAGACCTGACTTTCGTGGTGACCCTGCCGCTGTGGGCCACGTACACGTACCGGGACTACGACTGGCCCTTCGGCACCTTTGCGTGCAAGCTCAGCAGCTACGTGATCTTCGTCAACATGTACGCCAGCGTCTTCTGCCTCACCGGGCTCAGCTTCGACCGCTACCTGGCCATCGTGAGGCCCGTGGCCAACGCTCGGCTGAGGCTGCGGGTCAGCGGGGCGGCGGCCACGGCGGGCCTGTGGGTGCTGGCCGCGCTCCTGGCCATGCCGGTCATGGTGCTCCGCTCCACCGGGGACCTGGAGAACACCACGAGAGTGCAGTGCTACATGGACTACTCCCTGGTGGCCGCCTCCAGCTCGGAGTGGGCCTGGGAGGTGGGCCTGGGGGTCTCGTCCACCGCCGTGGGCTTCGTGGTGCCCTTCACCGTCATGCTGACCTGCTACTTCTTCATCGCGCAAACCATCGCCGGCCACTTCCGCAAGGAGCGCATCGAGGGCCTGCGGAAGCGGCGCCGGCTGCTCAGCATCATCGTGGTGCTGGTGGTGACCTTCGCGCTCTGCTGGATGCCCTACCACCTGGTGAAGACGCTCTACATGCTGGGCAGCCTGCTGCACTGGCCCTGCGACTTCGACATCTTCCTCATGAACGTCTTCCCCTACTGCACCTGCATCAGCTACGTCAACAGCTGCCTCAACCCCTTCCTCTACGCCTTCTTCGACCCGCGCTTCCGCCAGGCCTGCACCTCCATGCTGTGCTGCGGCCGGAGCAGGTGCCGGGGCGCCTCGCACAGCAGCAGCGGCGAGAAGTCGGCCAGCTACTCTTCCGGCCACAGTCAGGGGCCCGGCCCCAACTCCGGGAAGGGTGGAGAGCCGATGAATGAGAAGTCCATCCCCTACAGCCAAGAGACACTCGTGGTTGACTAG